The Phoenix dactylifera cultivar Barhee BC4 unplaced genomic scaffold, palm_55x_up_171113_PBpolish2nd_filt_p 001712F, whole genome shotgun sequence genome has a segment encoding these proteins:
- the LOC120109005 gene encoding protein DMP3-like has translation MSLRTKSKSIKETPPPTEKTTKTPKTQSFEEEESLIEKPLPPPASLSRQALAQAITSTAHLANLLPTGTLLAFHLLTPVFTKNGSCDAATRFVTRSLLLLLAASCFLACFTDSFRSPDGRLYHGFATLRGMWLFDYPLPPSSAPPDLSKYRLRFVDFVHAVLSVLVFASVALRDKNVVDCFYPQPKHETKEVLDILPLGVGVICSLLFVVFPTRRRGIGYPVANEN, from the coding sequence ATGTCTCTGCGAACCAAATCCAAAAGCATCAAAGAAACACCACCACCAACCGAGAAGACTACCAAAACTCCGAAAACACAATCctttgaggaagaagaaagcttAATAGAGAAACCCCTCCCACCCCCGGCCAGCCTCTCTCGACAAGCACTGGCTCAGGCTATAACAAGCACGGCTCACTTGGCCAACCTCCTCCCCACCGGCACCCTCCTCGCCTTCCACCTCCTCACCCCGGTCTTCACCAAGAATGGCTCATGCGACGCGGCTACCCGGTTCGTGACGcgcagcctcctcctcctcctcgctgCCTCCTGCTTCCTTGCCTGCTTCACAGATAGCTTTCGATCGCCGGACGGGCGATTATACCACGGCTTCGCCACTCTTCGAGGGATGTGGCTCTTCGATTACCCCTTGCCGCCCTCCTCGGCACCGCCGGACCTGTCCAAGTACAGGCTAAGGTTCGTAGATTTCGTGCATGCGGTGCTCTCGGTGCTCGTGTTCGCATCGGTGGCGTTAAGAGACAAGAATGTGGTCGATTGCTTCTATCCACAGCCGAAGCATGAGACCAAGGAGGTCTTGGACATCTTGCCGCTGGGGGTAGGGGTTATATGCAGCTTGCTGTTTGTAGTCTTCCCTACAAGAAGGCGCGGCATTGGCTATCCGGTTGCCAACGAGAATTGA
- the LOC120109007 gene encoding protein DMP7-like, with the protein MEDEDDTCKVLIEPLDGRSDRFEDESADEPNLIYVLNLILGGTARLNVLLPTATILTFTIFAPLLTNDGRCEDLNRWLMASFVALCAASCVFFTFTDSFRAVSGRLYYGVATFGGIWTFSGRRKAQPEPAVYKLRWSDLFHALLSLVAFLTFAASHNDVVLCYYPRIPRKVINTVPLVVGFVVSLLFVVFPSRRRGIGYPFLLQRDAVYLRR; encoded by the coding sequence ATGGAAGACGAGGACGACACCTGCAAAGTCCTCATCGAGCCCCTTGACGGCCGCTCTGACCGCTTTGAAGACGAGAGTGCCGATGAGCCCAACCTCATCTACGTCCTCAACTTGATCCTCGGTGGCACCGCCCGCCTCAACGTCCTCCTCCCCACCGCCACCATCCTCACCTTCACCATCTTCGCCCCCCTCCTCACCAACGACGGCAGGTGCGAGGACCTCAACCGCTGGCTCATGGCCTCCTTCGTCGCCCTCTGCGCCGCCTCCTGCGTCTTCTTCACATTCACCGATAGCTTCCGAGCCGTTTCGGGGAGGCTGTACTACGGCGTCGCAACGTTCGGAGGGATCTGGACGTTCAGCGGGCGCCGGAAGGCACAACCGGAGCCGGCGGTGTACAAGCTTAGATGGTCGGACCTCTTCCATGCACTACTGTCGCTGGTGGCGTTTCTGACTTTCGCGGCGTCGCACAATGACGTAGTGCTGTGCTATTACCCTCGGATACCTCGGAAGGTGATCAATACGGTGCCGCTTGTAGTTGGCTTCGTGGTGAGCCTTCTGTTCGTGGTGTTTCCTTCCAGGAGGAGGGGGATTGGTTACCCTTTCTTGCTGCAGAGGGATGCCGTTTACTTGAGGCGCTGA